Below is a genomic region from Equus quagga isolate Etosha38 chromosome 17, UCLA_HA_Equagga_1.0, whole genome shotgun sequence.
GGTGGCCCAGGCTGGCCTGAACTGGGCCTGGCAGTGGAATCTTACTGACCACCTTGGCCTTTGGTTATCAGAGATGCAGTTCACAGGAGAAACATCAAATCATCCATGAAAGAATCACACGGATTGTAAATTGAAAGATGTTAggcagaaaaaatacaaataagaagcAACAGAGATCAGATTGATCAGAAAGGACAACATTTCTCATTAGAGAATGCCACGTGCTCCCTACAGCAGTTCTTACCCTGAGAATAGACTACCTGACATGTTTTGctcttattttattgttatttatttttctgtgtaattCATTTATCCATATTGTTGATATAGGCAGGAAGAATAGAGTTTAAGATTATGTTCTGTTTTTACATTCTGGAATTCCAGGATATTGGATTTGAAACATCTTccccaaaatacaaaacaaacaaacaaaacagtggATATCTATTCTGTATCAGTGGATTTAAAATCATCTATTTAATTTGTCTCAGTTGGCCTTTGGGTTCAGCAGATTGAGGTGACTTCTAAACCCTGAAATCATTTTGTTCATAGATAGAATCCACAGGACAAACTCCCCCACAGAGGAACCTCACTATGTTGGTGGAATTCATCCTGTTTGGTTTTTCTGATGTTCCTGACCTCCAAGGATTTCTCTTTGGGGTGTTTTTGATAATGTATGTGATTATTCTGATGGGCAATGGCCTCATTATCATAATAACCAACGTTGATCCTTCCCTCCACACtcccatgtattttttccttaggaacttttcttctttggaaatatgttatGTGTCAGTCACTGTCCCCAGATTATTAATAGATCTTTGTagacaaaagagaaatatttcctttctcacCTGTGCTGtacaaatgtatttctttctggtCTTGGGAGCCACTGAGTGCTTTATTCTGATGGCAATGGCCTATGACAGGTATGTTGCCATTTGCAACCCATTACTCTACCCTCTCATCATGAACAATAGGCTGTGTAGCCAACTGGCAGCTGGCTGTTGGATCAGTGGAATTCCAGTCCACATAGGATTCACCTATCAgctgttctctctccccttctgtggATCTAACCTGTTGAATCACTTTTTCTGTGACATACCTCCAGTACTTGAGCTTGCCTGTGGGGACACTTTTATGACTCAGATATTGACTTACATGGTTGCTGTTCTAGTTGTCAATATTCCTTTTATGTTGATACTTGGATCTTACGTAAATATAATCTCAACCATCCTGAAGCTGCCATCAGCAACTGGGAGAGCCAAGGCCTTCTCCACTTGCTCTTCTCATCTCATGGTTGTGGCTTTATTCTTTGGATCAGGCATCATTACCTATATGAGACCAAAGTCCAGCCATTtaaaaggaatggataaattcctttctcttttttacacCAT
It encodes:
- the LOC124228561 gene encoding olfactory receptor 10AG1-like; the encoded protein is MNLESRKWRRNFKSHDNVDFGIESTGQTPPQRNLTMLVEFILFGFSDVPDLQGFLFGVFLIMYVIILMGNGLIIIITNVDPSLHTPMYFFLRNFSSLEICYVSVTVPRLLIDLCRQKRNISFLTCAVQMYFFLVLGATECFILMAMAYDRYVAICNPLLYPLIMNNRLCSQLAAGCWISGIPVHIGFTYQLFSLPFCGSNLLNHFFCDIPPVLELACGDTFMTQILTYMVAVLVVNIPFMLILGSYVNIISTILKLPSATGRAKAFSTCSSHLMVVALFFGSGIITYMRPKSSHLKGMDKFLSLFYTIVTPMLNPIIYCLRNKDVMVALRKFLPKWIVL